The sequence CTTTAGCACGTGCGTCTACCGCTGAGATCAAACCACTGTTCACCAGCTGCTTTAAACATTGATCCATGGTTTGCATACCGTGCGCCAGACCGGTTTGGATCACTGAATACATCTGAGCGACTTTATCTTCGCGGATCAAGTTACGAATGGCCGGCGTGCCGAGCATGATCTCATGGGCTGCTATGCGTCCGCCATTAGGCTTTTTCAGCAAGGTTTGAGAAATCACCGCGCGCAAGGACTCAGAGAGCATAGAGCGCACCATGGCTTTTTCAGCGCCCGGAAACACATCCACAATACGGTCTATGGTTTTGGCCGCGGACGAGGTATGCAAGGTCGCAAACACTAAGTGGCCTGTTTCAGCGGCGGTAAGTGCCAAGCGAATAGTTTCTAAGTCGCGTAGCTCGCCCACCAAAATAATATCCGGATCTTCTCGTAACGAGGAGCGCAGCGCATTACTAAAAGAGTGGGTGTCTCTGTGTACTTCACGCTGGTTGATTAAGCACTTTTTATTACTGTGCACAAATTCAATGGGATCTTCGATGGTCAGAATGTGCTTATTATAGTTTTCATTTATATGATCTACCATGGCCGCCAGTGTGGTGGACTTACCCGACCCCGTAGGTCCGGTAACCAACACTAGGCCACGTTGATACTCGGCAATACGCCGAAAAATTTCCGGCCCGCCTAATTGTTCTAGGCTCAGCACTTCGCTGGGTATCACCCGAAATACCGCCGCTGCGCCGCGGGCTTGGTGATAGGCGTTTACACGAAAGCGAGCCAAGTCTGGCATTTCAAAGGAGAAGTCGACTTCGAGGTTGTCTTCAAATTCTTTACGCTGGCGATCATTCATGATCTCATACACCAAACGGTGCACTTCGGTATGCTCTAATACCGGCAAGTTAATCTTGCGCACTTCACCGTCCACTCTGATTTGTGGCGGTACGCCCGCAGACAGGTGCAGATCCGAGGCATTATGCTTTACACTAAACGCCAATAGTTCCGTAATATCCATTCTCTGTCCCTCTTGCCCTTGGTTTTATTATCCATATGAATACTATCCTACAACAGCTGCAGCAGGTTCACGATAGAATTGCCGCCGCCACGGCTGCATGCCAGCGCGACGCCCATAGCGTGCACTTGCTGGCGGTCAGTAAAACTAAACCCATCGCTGATATTGAAACCGCCTATCACGCGGGTCAGCGCCAGTTTGGTGAAAACTACGTACAAGAAGCGATTGATAAAATACAGGCGTTAAGCGCCCCCTGCCCAGACATTACTTGGCATTTAATTGGCCCATTGCAGTCCAATAAAACCAAGCCGGTGGCCGAGCATTTTGATTGGGTGCAAACCGTGGAGCGGTTAAAAATTGCCGAACGCTTAAGCGCCCAGCGCCCAGCGCCATTAGCAGCCTTAAATATTTGCTTACAAGTGAATATCAGCCGCGAGCCTAATAAGTCCGGCGTGTTACCAGAAGAAATACCCGCTTTAGCCGCGGCGGTCACCGAATTACCTCAGTTATGCTTGCGCGGTTTGATGGCCATACCTGAGGCCACCGACGATCACGACAAACTAACGACACAATTACTAGAGTTGCAGCAACTGTTTGATAGAATGGCACAAATATACCCCGCCATGGATACGCTATCCGTCGGCATGAGCAATGATCTGGAAGTCGCAGTGGCTTGTGGCAGCACCCTAGTTCGGGTGGGCACGGCTATCTTTGGCTCACGCAACGCATAAGTGAGTTGCTATTGAGCCTAATCATTAAGAGACCCTATTTGTCATGGCACCTAAGTCTGTAATAGAAAAGAGAAAACTGGCCTTTATTGGCGCAGGTAACATGTCACGCAGCTTGATTGCAGGCCTGATCCAATCCGGTTACCCCGCCTCGGCCATTATGGCGTCTAATCCCTCGCGCGGAAAGTTAGACCAATTGGCCAATGATTTTGGTATTCACACTAGCCAAGACAACGACCAAGCCGCCGCCTGGGCAGAGGTGATTGTATTGGCCGTAAAACCGCAGATGATGGCGGGCATGCTGAGTGATATTTCCAATGTCGACAGCACCTTGTCCGGTAAGTTGCTGATCTCGATTGCCGCCGGTATGTCGGTGGCGCGCTTAACGGAGCTTAGCGGCCAAACGCGCATTATTCGCACCATGCCCAACACCCCTTCTTTAGTGGGCTTGGGCATGACTGGCTTGTATGCGGGGGCGACGGTGGCGCAAACCGACCGAGATTATGCCGAGCTATTGATGCAAGCCGTAGGCAAAACCTTGTGGGTAGCAGCAGAGGACGGCATTAACCAAGTTACCGCCGCGGCGGGCAGTGCACCGGCCTATTTCTTCTTATTTATGCAAGCCATGGCTGAGCAAGCGGTACGATTTGGCTTAAATGAGACCGATGCTCGGCTTTTAGTTCAGCAAACCGCACTCGGTGCCGCTAATATGGTGGCGGCTAACCCAGATGTCTCTTTAAGTGAGCTAAGAGCGCAAGTGACATCTAAGGGAGGCACAACTGCACAAGCGATTGAGCATTTTCAAGCGCAAGGGCTAGAACAACTGGTCGCCGATGCCATGACTGCCGCCCTTCTGCGTGCACGCGAACTCGAAACTCAGCTCTAAGGACAATAAATGAACACCGCTTATTATCTAATTAACACCTTGTGCGACCTGTATTTGATGGTGATATTGCTGCGCATTTGGTTGCAACTGGCCCGCGCCGACTTCTATAACCCGGTCAGTCAGTTTGTGCTTAAGGCGACCAACCCAGTATTAACGCCACTGCGCCGTTTTATACCAGGCTTTTTTGGTATCGATATGGCCGCAGTGGCCCTAGCGGTGCTGGTGGTGGCGCTCAAACTAGGCTTACTGTACGCGTTACATATTATTAATGCCGAAGCCGCAAGCTGGTTTGAGTGGGTGTTATTAATAGTGCTCACCATAGTGAAGAAAATCGGCACCATGCTGTTCTGGGTATTGATTATTCGTGCGCTCTTAAGCTGGGTGAGTCAGGGTAATAACCCAGTTGAATACCTGATGTTTCAGCTCACTGAGCCGCTGCTGGCCCCCATTCGCCGCATTATTCCGGCCATGGGCGGGATTGACCTATCCATGCTGGTGTTCTTTATTATCCTGCAGGTGCTGAACTTCTTAATGAGCGACATCTTTGGCTCGCTCTGGTTGGGGCTCTAACCCTGCCGGTACAGCTGCGCGAGGAGGTGCTGTATTTGCGTATTTATTTGCAACCTAAAGCCAGCCGAGATCAATTTCTTGGCCGGCATGGGGATGCGTTAAAAATCGCCATTACCGCCGCTCCTGTAGATGGCAAAGCCAATGCTCATTTATTGAAATGGTTAGCCAAGCAATGCCGTGTCACTCAGTCTCAAGTGCAACTGCTGAGCGGTGACAGCAGCCGACACAAGCGAGTGGTCATTGAGTCACCCAAAGTGATTCCCCAAGCTTTGGCCCAGCTGTTAAACACGACTAGCTAACGCTTCAATCTCACCGCGTCATTAACTGAAAAGGAAGCATGATGTTTACACGCATATTCACCCCCTTACTGCTCGGCGTAGGCCTACTATTATCGGCCCAGCTGCACGCTGCAGAACAAAAAATTGGTGCTTGGACCGTGCATTACACCGCCCTGCCCTCCACTTTTTTAACACCAGAAATAGCCCGCGCTAATCGCATCGAACGCAGCCGCTATAATGGTCTGTTGAACATTGCCGTGCTCGACCAAAACGGCAAAACGCTGCAAGTGAGCATGACCGGCCAAGGCAAGTCGTTGATTGGTACCATACGCAAATTAGAGTTTCAGACCATTCGCGAAGGCGACGCTATTTATTACATCGCCGAATATCCGTATCGCAATGAAGACAACGTGCTGTTCACCATCGATATTAAAAGCCCAGAGCAAGGTGGCGAGCTAAGCTTTCGTCATACCTTTTATACGGATTAAGCGTCAACAACGCTTTACGTGGTACGCCGTACGTAAAGAACAACACCGTCTTTTTACGAATAGCGTACGGCGTTAAGCGTATAACAGTCTGCAGAGAAAACGAGAGCAATCATGAGCAAACAGATAGTATTAGCGTCAGGTAATGCCAAGAAGGTGGCCGAGCTGCAAAGCCTGCTCGGTGAGTTGCACATGACAGTGACTCCGCAGACTGAGCTTGGCGTGAGTGACGCGATAGAAGTCGGCACTACCTTCGTCGAAAACGCCATTACCAAGGCGCGTCACGCGGCCGTTAAGACTGGCTTGCCAGCCATTGCCGACGATTCCGGCATTAGCGTGGCCGCGCTCGATGGTCGCCCCGGCGTATACTCAGCGCGCTTTGCCGGTGAGCATGCCACCGATCAACAAAACCTTGAACTACTACTGAGCGAGCTGAATGGTGTACCCCGCGCACAACGCCAAGCAACCTTTTGGTGCGTACTGGTTTATATGCGCCACGCCGATGATCCCACGCCATTAATTTGCAGTGGCTCTTGGACAGGTGAAATCACCACCTCGGCTCAAGGTACTCAAGGTTTTGGCTACGACCCGATCTTTTGGGTAGAAGAGGCTGGTAAAACTGCCGCTGAGCTCTCGAGTGCCGAGAAGAATCACTTAAGCCACAGAGGCAAAGCACTGCGTCAGCTGCAAGCGCTCTTGTTAGAA comes from Oceanisphaera profunda and encodes:
- a CDS encoding YggT family protein; translation: MNTAYYLINTLCDLYLMVILLRIWLQLARADFYNPVSQFVLKATNPVLTPLRRFIPGFFGIDMAAVALAVLVVALKLGLLYALHIINAEAASWFEWVLLIVLTIVKKIGTMLFWVLIIRALLSWVSQGNNPVEYLMFQLTEPLLAPIRRIIPAMGGIDLSMLVFFIILQVLNFLMSDIFGSLWLGL
- a CDS encoding DUF167 family protein; protein product: MPVQLREEVLYLRIYLQPKASRDQFLGRHGDALKIAITAAPVDGKANAHLLKWLAKQCRVTQSQVQLLSGDSSRHKRVVIESPKVIPQALAQLLNTTS
- a CDS encoding YggS family pyridoxal phosphate-dependent enzyme, with protein sequence MNTILQQLQQVHDRIAAATAACQRDAHSVHLLAVSKTKPIADIETAYHAGQRQFGENYVQEAIDKIQALSAPCPDITWHLIGPLQSNKTKPVAEHFDWVQTVERLKIAERLSAQRPAPLAALNICLQVNISREPNKSGVLPEEIPALAAAVTELPQLCLRGLMAIPEATDDHDKLTTQLLELQQLFDRMAQIYPAMDTLSVGMSNDLEVAVACGSTLVRVGTAIFGSRNA
- the proC gene encoding pyrroline-5-carboxylate reductase, which produces MEKRKLAFIGAGNMSRSLIAGLIQSGYPASAIMASNPSRGKLDQLANDFGIHTSQDNDQAAAWAEVIVLAVKPQMMAGMLSDISNVDSTLSGKLLISIAAGMSVARLTELSGQTRIIRTMPNTPSLVGLGMTGLYAGATVAQTDRDYAELLMQAVGKTLWVAAEDGINQVTAAAGSAPAYFFLFMQAMAEQAVRFGLNETDARLLVQQTALGAANMVAANPDVSLSELRAQVTSKGGTTAQAIEHFQAQGLEQLVADAMTAALLRARELETQL
- a CDS encoding type IV pilus twitching motility protein PilT — its product is MDITELLAFSVKHNASDLHLSAGVPPQIRVDGEVRKINLPVLEHTEVHRLVYEIMNDRQRKEFEDNLEVDFSFEMPDLARFRVNAYHQARGAAAVFRVIPSEVLSLEQLGGPEIFRRIAEYQRGLVLVTGPTGSGKSTTLAAMVDHINENYNKHILTIEDPIEFVHSNKKCLINQREVHRDTHSFSNALRSSLREDPDIILVGELRDLETIRLALTAAETGHLVFATLHTSSAAKTIDRIVDVFPGAEKAMVRSMLSESLRAVISQTLLKKPNGGRIAAHEIMLGTPAIRNLIREDKVAQMYSVIQTGLAHGMQTMDQCLKQLVNSGLISAVDARAKATDPQSIQ
- the rdgB gene encoding RdgB/HAM1 family non-canonical purine NTP pyrophosphatase; amino-acid sequence: MSKQIVLASGNAKKVAELQSLLGELHMTVTPQTELGVSDAIEVGTTFVENAITKARHAAVKTGLPAIADDSGISVAALDGRPGVYSARFAGEHATDQQNLELLLSELNGVPRAQRQATFWCVLVYMRHADDPTPLICSGSWTGEITTSAQGTQGFGYDPIFWVEEAGKTAAELSSAEKNHLSHRGKALRQLQALLLEDLKLEDLKLEDKSQQDLTQQAPLQTPFKESN
- a CDS encoding DUF4426 domain-containing protein — encoded protein: MMFTRIFTPLLLGVGLLLSAQLHAAEQKIGAWTVHYTALPSTFLTPEIARANRIERSRYNGLLNIAVLDQNGKTLQVSMTGQGKSLIGTIRKLEFQTIREGDAIYYIAEYPYRNEDNVLFTIDIKSPEQGGELSFRHTFYTD